In Pseudomonas glycinae, the DNA window TCCGACAGCCTCGCGGCCTTCACCTTCTGGGGATGGCAAGCGGTAATCGTCGGCGCGATCATTACCTTGCCGCTGGGTTACACCACCACCAAGGAATACGCGGAACTGGAATGGCCCCTCGCCATTCTGCTAGCCATTGTCTGGGTCACCTACGGTCTGGTGTTCTTCGGCACCATCACCAAGCGCAAGACCAAGCACATCTATGTCGGCAACTGGTTCTACGGTGCGTTCATCGTGGTGACCGCGATGCTGCACATCGTCAACCACATGTCGCTGCCGGTCAGCCTGTTCAAGTCCTACTCGGCCTACTCGGGCGCCACCGACGCGATGATCCAGTGGTGGTACGGCCACAACGCCGTGGGCTTCTTCCTGACCACCGGCTTCCTGGGGATGATGTACTACTTCGTGCCGAAACAGGCCGAACGTCCGATCTACTCCTATCGTCTGTCGATCGTGCACTTCTGGGCGCTGATCACCCTGTACATCTGGGCCGGCCCGCACCACCTGCACTACACCGCACTGCCGGACTGGGCACAGTCGCTGGGCATGGCGATGTCGATCATCCTGCTGGCGCCAAGCTGGGGCGGCATGATCAACGGCATGATGACCCTGTCGGGCGCCTGGCATAAGCTGCGCACCGACCCGATCCTGCGCTTCCTCGTGGTTTCGCTGGCGTTCTACGGCATGTCGACCTTTGAAGGTCCGATGATGGCGATCAAGACCGTCAACTCGCTCTCGCACTACACCGACTGGACCATCGGCCACGTACACGCTGGCGCACTCGGCTGGGTAGCGATGATCTCGATCGGCGCGATCTACCACATGATCCCGAAACTGTTCGGCCGTGCGCAGATGCACAGCACCGGCCTGATCAACGCGCACTTCTGGCTCGCGACCATCGGTACCGTGCTGTACATCGCTTCGATGTGGGTCAACGGCATCACTCAAGGCCTGATGTGGCGTGCAATCAACGACGACGGCACCCTCACCTACTCGTTCGTGGAAGCGCTGCAGGCCAGCCACCCTGGCTACATCGTCCGCGCCCTGGGCGGTGCGTTCTTCGCCAGCGGCATGCTGCTGATGGCTTACAACGTATGGCGCACCGTGCGCGCCTCGAACCCGGCTGAAGCCGAAGCCGCCGCCAAGATCGCCGTAGTTGGAGCTCAC includes these proteins:
- the ccoN gene encoding cytochrome-c oxidase, cbb3-type subunit I, coding for MSTAISPTAYNYKVVRQFAIMTVVWGILGMGLGVFIASQLVWPELNFGLPWTSFGRLRPLHTNLVIFAFGGCALFATSYYVVQRTCQTRLISDSLAAFTFWGWQAVIVGAIITLPLGYTTTKEYAELEWPLAILLAIVWVTYGLVFFGTITKRKTKHIYVGNWFYGAFIVVTAMLHIVNHMSLPVSLFKSYSAYSGATDAMIQWWYGHNAVGFFLTTGFLGMMYYFVPKQAERPIYSYRLSIVHFWALITLYIWAGPHHLHYTALPDWAQSLGMAMSIILLAPSWGGMINGMMTLSGAWHKLRTDPILRFLVVSLAFYGMSTFEGPMMAIKTVNSLSHYTDWTIGHVHAGALGWVAMISIGAIYHMIPKLFGRAQMHSTGLINAHFWLATIGTVLYIASMWVNGITQGLMWRAINDDGTLTYSFVEALQASHPGYIVRALGGAFFASGMLLMAYNVWRTVRASNPAEAEAAAKIAVVGAH